The genome window CCGGCTTGGTTGCCGGGTAAATTTTTATCAGGCTTCCCACCAAGGTATCGGCCTGACACATTTCGCCGCGATGAATTTCTTTCCCTGAGGGAAGGTTGTCGTTTTTTTTGGATTCCTGCTTAGTGGGTGGAGATGCAGGTGCCTGCTGTTTTCCAGAGATGACAGCGTTTAATTTATTTACAAATTCGGCGCAATCCACATCGTGTTTCTTGCAGGCTTTTTCGATGCTGACGACTTTGGCGAAGGTCTTTCTCGCAGTGGGGTTGGCGAGCGATGTAAACCCGGCTTGCATGAACACCGGCATGGCTTGCGGAAACTGATCGAGGACCGTTCCCACTTTCATGTCCCCGGTGATTTCACTGGGTTTGTCGTCTTCCGTCTTCGCAGGTGACAGGACAAAATAGAGGTTATAGAACATGAATAAAAAGGCCACTCCCGCTGAAACCGCAAACAGGATAAATAGCGCGCGGAATACACCTCCTTGAAACACTGCTCCTGACGCATAAAGCGTCACCATCCCGATCAACCCGGTATTTTGCAGATAAAACTAGTATTTGACGCCTTCAGGCCACGGAACCGGACGGGCATTGAAGCGCGGCAGAACGTGAAAAGCCACTCCGGCGATGAACATCGTCATGAACCCCAGCAGGTTGAGATGAATGTGGACAAATCGTATCCGCCCCGCTAGGGAAGGTTCTACGGCCATCGCCACACCCAATACCGCTCCGATGAGGGCATAGATCAGGCTGGCTTTAATAAATAAACGTGGGTAGTTTTCCATAGAATGGGTTCAGGCCGGGTATTTTCTTCCCCGCCATTCGGTTTGCCTTTTGATGAGGGTTTGAAACATGGAGTTCAGCATGATCGCCGCCATTATAAACGCGCCGATGGGAAAAAGAAACGCGTTCCGGCGGTTGAGCCGGATTTCGTCACACAGGTGGATGGAAGCGCTCAACGTCAACAGCAATGCAACAAGAGCCACTCCCGTCAACAAGATCCCGGTTCCACTTAAAATATTCCCTAATAAAACCAGATAGGGGGTGACGAGAAAACCAAATATCACACAGATATAATACAAGGTACGAAGAACCGATTTTTTCATGGCGATGAAAATATTTTTTCTCCACCCCGTCCAGATTTCCTTAAGAGAATGATACATGCGGATCGAAAAAATGGATTTGGCATCAGCGGCCAGCAGTTTGAACCCTGCCCTTTTGGCGCGTTTCGCCAGCATGACATCTTCCAGGACTTCATCCTTTATGCTTTCATGGCCTCCGAGACTTTCATAAACTTCCTTTTTGACCATGATGAACGCACCAAACCCCATGGCGCTGGTGGAATCGGGGCTGTTTATTTTTTTGAAACGACTGAGCGCGGCGATAAAACCAAAAACCACCGGCTGCACCGCCCGCTCCCAAAACGAAACAAATTCTGTTCCCGGCATCAACGTCATCATATCCAGATCGTTCGTGGTCATATGGTATACGGCACTGGTCAGGACCCACGGCTGAAAAACGGGATCGGCATCGGTGAAAATTAAATATTCCCCTCTGGCTTTTTGCACCGCCTGATGCAGAGCGAAGGGTTTTCCCAGCCATCCACTAGGAAGCACCTGGCCTTTAAGGTGAAGCAGATTGGGGAACTCGGCGGCAAGGGACTGGATAATTTCTCCCGTGGCATCGGTCGAATGGTCGTCCACGGCGATCACTTCAAAATTTGGATAGTCCTGATGCAACAGGGACGTCAGGCAAGCCTTGATGTCACGCGCTTCATTGCGGGCCGGGACGCAGACGGAAATAAAAGGCGAGGATCGCAAGGAACCCTTCACCGGCTCCACCCGGACCAGATGGATGAGGTTCAACGCCAGATACACAACGACCGAAAAAACTAAAATAAATTGAAGAAATGTGATTAGTAATATCAAGATACAGGCCGCCTAAGCATTATATTTCTATCTCAAAAATACCCAGCATGACTTCACTATACCTTCATCTTATTGAAAAAAAATATCAAATTTAACCTTGAGAGAAAAAGAAAGGACGATTTTTCAGTTAATATTTGTT of Nitrospinota bacterium contains these proteins:
- a CDS encoding DUF1858 domain-containing protein translates to MFQGGVFRALFILFAVSAGVAFLFMFYNLYFVLSPAKTEDDKPSEITGDMKVGTVLDQFPQAMPVFMQAGFTSLANPTARKTFAKVVSIEKACKKHDVDCAEFVNKLNAVISGKQQAPASPPTKQESKKNDNLPSGKEIHRGEMCQADTLVGSLIKIYPATKPVFEKHYGEGCFSCPGQAFEQVQETAHMHNVDPDLILNEVNQVIGAEIRK
- a CDS encoding glycosyltransferase, which codes for MILLITFLQFILVFSVVVYLALNLIHLVRVEPVKGSLRSSPFISVCVPARNEARDIKACLTSLLHQDYPNFEVIAVDDHSTDATGEIIQSLAAEFPNLLHLKGQVLPSGWLGKPFALHQAVQKARGEYLIFTDADPVFQPWVLTSAVYHMTTNDLDMMTLMPGTEFVSFWERAVQPVVFGFIAALSRFKKINSPDSTSAMGFGAFIMVKKEVYESLGGHESIKDEVLEDVMLAKRAKRAGFKLLAADAKSIFSIRMYHSLKEIWTGWRKNIFIAMKKSVLRTLYYICVIFGFLVTPYLVLLGNILSGTGILLTGVALVALLLTLSASIHLCDEIRLNRRNAFLFPIGAFIMAAIMLNSMFQTLIKRQTEWRGRKYPA